In the genome of Brachypodium distachyon strain Bd21 chromosome 3, Brachypodium_distachyon_v3.0, whole genome shotgun sequence, the window TGTATGCATTAGTCGAAACTGGTTTGCTCTGCTTCTTCGCGGACTGCTATTCAACCCATAAAGAAACTCGTTTTCTTGATTTAATTAAGTTTATAGCTCCGGATTTTGTTTTCACCATCTTGTTTAGCTACTTAAGAGGCCCACTAGCTTTAGGGAGAAACATAAATGCGACATGTAGTCATTACAAACATTTATAAACAAAGTCATGTTCTTGTGTGCCCTAAGGGTGTTAGTTACCAGCTTCATAATTTGATAAAACATGAAAATCAGTTACAATGTCTTCTTTGTCGGTTCCAGGGGAGAGTGTTTCCATGTCTAAGCCAGAGGGTAGAAAGTTTGATGCACTTATTACTATTAGATGGCCAAGCtatttgctctctttttttgtgaCCATTCATGAAGTTCTACTTCACTGTGTATTTAGCATATGCCTATTGATTAATTCTGCAACTAAGTTCTCCCTGCTGTATCTGATGACGTATATGCTATGAATAAAAATGTCACAGTTCATGTTGAACTATTGTTATCTTTGATGCTCTCTTTGTAAATCCACATACCAGGACTAGTTGCCGTCGTTGCTGGCATGTTATTATTACGAGTACATATCTATGATGAACTGATCGAACGGTACGTaatcacagaaaaataaaataaccaTGCATTCTGCTCGCACTATATCCTCGAGTGGCAAAGTTACGTACCCTAACAATTAACTAATTAAGGTCGATGGCAGAATTGAAATTGCGGAACtcgaaagaaaataaaaggctTTCCTTACAGATACTAAATCCATGCGGCAACATATCCTATGCATCCGTGTATCCGTTGCTGCTCATCTATAGGATTAAGGTCGTAAGGACGACTTTCTAATGAGAAATTTTTGCAGTCGATACTTACACATTAACCCTTCTTCTACAGGGATCGAGATGAGTTTTGCAcacgccgccgtccaccggcGCTTGAGTCTTGACTCACCTGACCCGGTTTTCTTGAACCTCCTGGATGTATATTCTCCtctctgctttttttttatcaaggTGCAGACGCTGTGGCGCTCTTCAATCGATAGAGACGCAGACCGTCCTGGCGCTGGACTCACAACTGAGTCTGAAACTGCTATCCTCTGCAGATCCATGAGCGATCTTGGGTGCTTCCCTCCTCTTTGGCCTTGTTGAGACAACAAGGTACTCCACGACTTGATGCGGCATCGAGGGCATGCTGGATGAGCAACGGCTGGGCGTGCCGCGTGACTGAGGTTCGTGAGTCGTGACCGCGTCCGCAGAGCTAGCCATGCACGAATATGTGACGGGCGGCCGTGCACTCGCATGTCTCTGCCGGCCTGCTGCATTTTGCGCCGCTATGCATGGTCTGTGTGTGCCATCGATTGACAAGGAGCCCCTGCAGATCATCCGGTTGGAAGCATGTTCTTCAGCTTtgttcttcctccctctctgaTCAGATTAGAAATTATCAGCCAAGCACGCCAAGAGAAATTGGTTGGGTAGGAAAAAAAGGGCAAGAGAACTGGATTGATCCTAAAGTTTCAAttggtcgccgccggagctTAATTTTGCAAAGAGCAGTGCGCTCATACGATACGAGATCGCCATGGCTGATATCTAATCGGCATGTTCGATTGGTAAGATGAGATAAAAGGTGCGGGGGGGTTATGGCAAAATCACAATAACTTAAGTGCCAGGGCGGGCGTCTATGTGCAAATTATACACGTTTTAGACGTTGCGCGTGTGATTCTGATCGGAAGGCTTATAATTGATGGATGCATGGATAATTGGAAGCCTCGGATGCACAGGATACGTTGCCCATTCATGATAAATAAAATGTTAAGGTGTCTGACATCACACATGATAAGCCAGTAAGACATCAACGTTCCAGTGGCTGTGCCGGAGGAGAGATATCTTCATgcaactctctctctctgactcTTTTGGACTCATCAATCATGTTATCGTGTATGTATGTTTGGGTTTGTTGATTTTGAAAGGTAACAAATGCAGCTGCATTTTTACTCTCCCACGAGCGCACACTTGAGTTGGTCGGTCCGACCAACCAAAGCGAAAGAcgcatgcaaaaaaaaaagtggaaggcacatgcaactttttttcttttgtcgtTTATCTCATACATCGCATCCCTGCATGCAAGCACGAGAGCATGCCACCCCTGGCATTTAATTCTGTCGGAGCACGAGACTCCGACACTGGGGATGttggacaccccctttttggttcggtggagggcaaggagatcgctccggcgatcgccggcgtggctaaagacacgaagtgtcgacagctaggtttacccaggtttgggtccccggaggtgtaacaccctacgtcctgctttgagttgtattcacgagtTAGAGTGCTTAAAGATCGCCCGGGGAGTTCCtgggttggctacttaggtgaatGCTACGCTACTTGCTATCGACTAAagttggaaccctttgaccagtGGCGTTGGCTCTCCTTTTATaaacaaggggataccacaagtGCCCATGCACGCAGCGTGATACGTTCCCATCCGCGTGTCCTTGCCACAAACTTCACCTCACTATTGATCCACACTGGgcgtcatgcagcgcccaggccactgtacatGGTAAATAAAAGGAATTGTTGGGTAgtcgctctagccttgctgagcaagactagccctgccgatgtgactcctgtcggtgcattaaatgcactgcgtccgctATCTCGtcttgtcttcactgttccgcTGTCCCCACTTGTAGGCCCGGGCGCGAGTTGCTGGGAGCCCCTTCTCGGTGAGGGCACCCAGTCTGTTGCGGGGGGCAGTATGCTTCTCCGTTCCCGGGACCAAGGTTCCCGGGTACTCGCTGAAGCGGGTATCTCTCCTGTTCTGGTTCTTGACTTTGACTTTACCAATGATTGCCTTTTCGGGGATGAGCTTCCCGGGTTTACCTGTCCCGGGAGGCCAACCTAGCGGGGTTTCGTCAGTCGCGACCCACGcatcccgtatcagtgggaccccgggggccactggtacgacagtagcccccgggcgtgggccggcaaccaTGAGTCCGCTGGTAGTGTTgtcctcggtcggttgccaGGCTACGCCCTATCTGACGTGTGGGTCCCAGAAGAGAACCCCGGTTCCCGGCCTCGTGGGCCGCATCTTTAGTTCCCCTCTTCggagcgaaacggtcgggcgcacgatcccctGCCTCATCCCCCATAATTACCAGGGAGTTAAGGCCATGTCACACACCCCCATCTTGATTCCCGATActttagggcactttattgctgatcgtgggggtgtccgttgcggCCCGCCAgcccccgataaataccctaggctggcggcgggcagcCCCCACCATTCTCTGCTTCCGCCATTGCCTCCCGAGCTCTCCGCACCCCAACTCTAGCCAAACTCACTCCCTGCTCCCGCaaatgtcttccaagggccagagccaacccaaggggagcaccagcaagggAGAGAAGCGCGAGAAGGCCTCCAAGAAGGAGCTATCAGAACGAGCGCGGAAGGATGAAGAGATGCGAGCCAAGTTCGCCTCCCCCCCCCGTTTAAAACGACGAGGGGGTGGAGAAGTTGGTCTTGGTgctcgccaccaagcacaacgagcatGGGCCGACGCGGGTTCTTCCCGTCGGCGCGGTGCACGACCCGCAGTACTTCAGGGTATTCGCAAGGTTCATCctagccgggttcgtgccgccgcattccttcttcctctctgccatcatggagtcgtacgggctcatcatggcttAGGTACACCCCACGTCCTTCTTCACATTGGCGGTTTTCCAACACCTCGGTGAAGCATTCGggggggtgatgccatcggtggcgctgtttcgccactactactacccgaggatGGAAGCGAaagctcccctgtcctcgggcgCGGCGTTTCGATTCCGCGACAAGCTCAACtcggagttcatccagccggggaagaagaacatCGAGAACGAGTGGCGCCGCCACTAGTGTTGGATGCGCACCGATGAGGTCTAGGACTTCCACCAGAAGCCCCTCAGGCCCCCAAAGGGGTCTGGGGACTGGACGCTCTGCGACCCGAAGGACAAGGAGCTGGCCTCGATCTgtgccaagatcaaggcgctctcCGTGATGTCGGGCTCATAGACACGGACGTGGCGcaccacttcatcgggaggcgcgtggctcccctgcagcggcgctcacaGCCGGCATGGATGTACAATGGGTCGAATGACGGGACCTGGCTGCAGCGTAAGGAACTCACCCCAGACGAGATTCAGTTCTGGGTGAGGGGCATCACCGCCGAGGACGAGACCTTCCGGCTACTGCCACTTGGAGCACACGCGCTCTATGCTGGGATtccgaacccgggagcccgggatctcctACTCCGGGATGAGGTGGGGGATCATGGAGGACCCCTTGTCAcagctcccccccccccccaacccaCGTCTCGCGCCGGCAAGGAGCCGGCAGCCGAGTCGGGGGAGGGTGACCAGGACCGGGGGTCCACCAGGCTGGAGGACTCGGACTCGGATGATTCCTCGCTGGGTGTCGGAGGAGACTCCCCCGGAAGCTGGTGGGGGCGCGCCGGAGGAGGATGACGATGAAGACGACGTCCCATTGGTGAGGCGGTCCGCTGCGGAGCGGGCAAGCTggcgggaggccagcccgcCGCCCCAAGCACCTCAGCTGGATGTGGGGACCTGGGTCtctgccggcggcggggcagctAGAGCAGCCATCAGCTGTCCCTACTACTCCGGCGGCTCCGCCGGTTCCCCCGCACAAAGTGGAcccccggcgaggagcatcttggcggacagggtgctcaagctcaacccgccGGGTAAGTTCAATGTTACTTTAACTATTTCAGTTCCCATGAATTTTACATACTCTGCTAATTTACTTCTGCATTTTCCCAGATCTTCAAGGAATAGGGGCAGTCCAACACTTTGCCGCCGGCCCCGGCCAACAAACCTCGCCCGACATCGGGTGACGATGACAAGAACGCCGCTGACGCGGCTGATACATCGGCGGTAGCTGCCGCTGGGGACACACGAGTCCCCGACCCAAACCTGCAGGGCACTGGCCTGGCAGAAGGTATCGCCGGGACCGAGCACCACTTATTCTAACTGAATTTCACTACTGCTTTCTAACGTTGAGTTCCCCGCAGGATCAATGGTAGCTGGCGGGAGCACCTCGGCAATTGGTGGGGATGCGGCTGATGGAGCCGCACACGAGGCCAGTGACGGGACGCGGCAAGGTATTACTTCGTTCTTTGTAATGCTTCATACGTCAATCTGCATCATTTCTTGGGCTGACGCAGGTGTTCATGTGCAGTCGCCGGGGATGCTCCAACGGCACCCATGCCCACCGAGGTGCGGGTGACCGACCTCTTCGGCGAGGACGATGACCATGCTCTGAAGGAGGTTTCCTCTGCCGGAGCCCTTCAACAAACCGCCCCGGAGCTTGCCAGGGACGCAACGGCCATTGCAAGTGACGCCGTGCAAACGGCGTTGCCCGTGGCGGGTAACGCGGGCCAGCCTCTGCCTGCCGAAGCAGGCATCGCCGCattggagaagcccccgagcccccgGCCTACCCCCTCGGGCGGACAGGGAGCTGCCGGGCTTGGACAAGTCGGAGGCGCGTCGCCAAGCCCTGACGCGGCCTCGGGGTCGCAGACGGTCGCAGCgtggtcctcctcctccgccggagcctCCTTCAGcctgggagcaggggagctcgccgggcgatCATGGGGCCGAATCACCTTCGACCCCAACGTGTTCCTACAAGGGCACCaggtgatcgacaacatcgaGTGGCAGCAGTGGATGTTCGTCGACTTCTTCAACGATGCGCAACAGCACCATGCTCGCGTGGTGGCGGAGCTGGGGACAGCACgccgggaggcggaggagcagcgcgcaGAGTATTGGAgctatgccctagaggcaatcatgtgatgatgttatttcctatgtattcatgagttaatgttattgtccttgaacatcatcactgacatgtatcaataaatatgtgatttgtttgtgagactatatattctatgatgttgttctaatggtccctagtcattgaggttatgcggacacacaacctaaactagcaatgtgacTCAGTATGaggactatgtttcacaagtcatagggcaaggtgttgccaaCTGATAGCattggactcgacaatgagattgccAAGTCGGACAGACCTGCACTGAAACACAatgagatgattgtcatttgttagtctcaagtacgatgtttATGCCattcctagacctgaggtcatcgcatgagcttgggatgtgaatcagCTTACTTAGGGGTtaccaaacgctactccgtaactgggtagttataaaggtagctttcgagtttgctgagaagcatgctgcaagtcatggttgatcaagatgggatttgcccctccctttgggagagatatctctgggccctctcgagtgatcagattcggaaagcatggccatgcgacttgcgTTAAGcattaacccgttcgggaatctgaaTCAcgagatcgagaagagagtcgagctacacacaaggatgacaagtactcgccttgagctcgacacacatatcgtgaggcaaaaaggaatgttgcatgtggaaacattgtatggttcgtcaatatacttTGTGGTTATTCGGGAGTcagcacgtgctgctaggcgccgctactgACTATCGACTTGGGTCGGAACCTGTGTTCGGACTCGTAGTTGTGTCCGTCTGACCGCAAACCTGTAGGGTCGCACACTTAAGGGGATGGGACCgaattggatcggatccaactcgtatcgggcttagactcctaacgggcctcaagtgttgaagccCACCAGTGatgcgatcctcccccttactagggttcgatctctgtgcttactgtgttagtccctggatcgactcactagcacacacagtttcatgatgaaatatacagaaacaaaggtcaaaagtactttattacatcgcatcatccaggatttaaatagtacttacaacctcgcatgacctcttgggccatgtggttgtactggaagctactaaacaagaaactagtccagtctctggttaccccaggtggcatcccacattgtgacgcaggcgctccccgaatctcACGGCGAGACGACCATgtacgctcccgaatcacatggagagacgactcagcgggccccatagaaatggacctaacgtcaccacatccgaatactcaaagccgCTCACCtaggacgattcattgaattacttgttttgccatacactggGAAAATCAtaatgtaattcaatagtatcgcattgtaataataccaccctcgtatattatcatagcatagcattttagtactacgatggcaattggtggtgaggtcacggcaaaggtatcctatactactaggagaatcatagcatagcatagatacaataataatcctaacaatgcaactaaaaAAATCTCGTGTATAATTAAATAATAGgcgaatgatcaaagtgaacttgccttgatagtagttggtattcaaacactcttcgcaatcacacagttcgctctccgagaaaactaatcaaatacaaacatggCATAAATAAACACAATACAATcaagagtaaaaaaaatgtatgccatgatgcaatgtaaAACATATGACAGgagcttggtttattttatttgggtgatctactgatcctaagcataagtaattaaaacaaatgcattagggttttaaataaaaaggcaaaggttagggtttaaaccgtAAAATAAGGTTCTATTTGCAACTGCAAAgaaatttaattcaaaatatttatttctctgtcctaatggacagaggataataaaataaaattttgggcactggtttcattcaaaaaggacttctaaataattagttatgatttaaatggtattaaaccttattctgtaatttgaatgtgattcaaatattcaaatttgaaattggacagtgccaaaagattgtacacttcctaaggattccaaaaaggtgtggatcatcaaatttggccaaacagattaaaagatatgataatttgaagttataggggcttttctgcaaaagtgccatttctaattattccgagaattaaaattagattttcgttttataaaataggtgccacgtgtcacgtTCTCATTGGTgtgtaccggttcggttaagtGAAATAGGATGGATCTAATCTTagccgttggagatggatggacggtcGAGATTGAGGATGGGGGCTCACCGGTGAggtctagggttccggcgatggctccagcggcggcgcgggggtgttccggcgacgtgggcgggACGGGGAggtcacggggaggcgcggcgcgtcGGGGCGAAGTCGGGGGCGAGGTCGGTTCGCTTCGCGGCGGTCGGACGCCTCGCCTAGAACGGAGACGAGCGTGGCGACGACCGGCGGAGCTTCGAGCTCGGGCGTCAGGCGCGGCAGTGCACGAAAAGGACTAAGGAGCGCGTCACGGTGTGCAcgagagggagaagaagatgaaggcgCAGGCGGCGACGAAGATGGCTCACCGAGCTCGTCAGTGCGACGCGAAAAAGGCGGCGGTAGGcgtgcggctccggcgaagaaTTCCGGTGGCGTGGGCGCGTGTGAGTGGGGGCgagaagaggggaagaagagagggggctCCAGGCTTTATATTGACACGCTTGGGGCTGCGAAATATGGACGGAGCGCGAAGATctcggcggagacggcgcgcggcggcgaagaaggaaagCGGCGGCGAACGCGGGCACTTTCCATCGGGGACGAAgaccctgacgcgtgggtcccatgcgttagcggcagcgggcgcgcgGAACGGGgtcggttcggcccatttgggccggccggtccggttttccccttttttttttcttttagcccttttcttgttctgtttttcttatttctttgataacttttgattttgaactccaaattggtccaaataattccagaaaaattgtaaaatcatgttctatcatgatacaacttttgggagtagttttccctcaaaataaaatacacaaaaatacattttccctataaatgcctttagggctatataactatttaaataaaatagtttttcaactccaaatacttaaccaaaaattatggggtagcttatttatgcaataaacccctttataaataaaccctattggtttgaagattcaaggctcaaatgggtgaaaaactagggtttaaattgaaataataaatcttttaaagccttttgagattcaaatttgaattcaaacatgcaattgcggcatgatgcttatggatgcaatgcatatgaaggatTTGAagttttgggatgttacaaccaGGGAGGTCTATTTAAGTGGAGGAGGCATACCCGGTTAGGGCTACCCCAGTTTTGTGGCACGAGTCAGACTCGACCGTCATATCTCCACGCCCAAACCGCGCggtcggatctagcagtccgccgcacggagttcctctcTGTAcatgtggatacctcggaggcgctgcacctgcggcgcttggacgaactgttcgtgggatcggcgaggaggaactgGCCGATCGACTACTCGACATCGACACGCATCaccgactctacttccgctatgGGTCTGcacgtctagtggtaatctcgtaatccattatctacagcattggtCCGGGCGGAAtcggtagaaaattttattttgtgctcaCGTAGCCTACCGTGTTCCctaacagtggtatcagagccgatGCTGTCAGTTTTGGATTCGGATTACGTGCATAAGTGTTATCAGTTAGTCGATTGTACTAGGGATAATGGATGTTTGATTCTCTTAATCGTGATGTTGAAGGTCGTGACACAACCTACTCCTACCGGTCTGATTTCCGCCATCGGG includes:
- the LOC104584135 gene encoding skin secretory protein xP2-like, with the translated sequence MIPRWVSEETPPEAGGGAPEEDDDEDDVPLVRRSAAERASWREASPPPQAPQLDVGTWVSAGGGAARAAISCPYYSGGSAGSPAQSGPPARSILADRVLKLNPPGSMVAGGSTSAIGGDAADGAAHEASDGTRQVAGDAPTAPMPTEVRVTDLFGEDDDHALKEVSSAGALQQTAPELARDATAIASDAVQTALPVAGNAGQPLPAEAGIAALEKPPSPRPTPSGGQGAAGLGQVGGASPSPDAASGSQTVAAWSSSSAGASFSLGAGELAGRSWGRITFDPNVFLQGHQVIDNIEWQQWMFVDFFNDAQQHHARVVAELGTARREAEEQRAEYWSYALEAIM